The Paenibacillus mucilaginosus 3016 genome includes the window AGCGGGGGGAGAAGCGGCGGTAGTCGTCTTCCGCCAGATCCTCGAAGCGGCGGATCTGCCCCGTGAGGAAGCCGCGGCCGAGCGGGCTGTACGGCACGAAGCCGATCCCGAGCTCCCGGCAGACAGGGAGAATCTCGTCCTCGACGTCGCGGCTCCAGAGCGAATACTCCGTCTGGAGAGCGGTTACGGGATGAACGGCATGAGCCCGGCGGATGGTCGCAGGGGCCGCTTCCGACAGGCCGATATAGCGGACCTTGCCCTCACGCACAAGCTCGGCCATCGCGCCGACCGTCTCTTCGATCGGCGTGTTCGGATCGACCCGGTGCTGGTAGTACAGGTCGATGTGGTCGACGCCGAGACGGCGCAGGCTCGCTTCGCAGGCCGACCGGACATACTCCGGCCGGCCGTTCACGCCGAGGAACTGCCCGTCCTCGCTTCGCACGTTGCCGAACTTCGTGGCGAGGACGACGGCATCCCGGCGGTCTTTGACCGCCCGGCCTACGAGCTCCTCATTCCTGCCCACACCGTACATATCGGCTGTATCGAGGAAGGTGACGCCGAGCTCCAGCGACCGGTGAATCGTACGGATCGACTCTTCCTCATCCCGTCCGCTGTAGAAGTCGGACATGCCCATGCAGCCAAGCCCAAGCGACGAGACCTCCAGATTGCTTCTGCCCAGTGTTCGTGTTTTCATCTTCCCTACCGCCTCTCCAGATATAGTGGTGGTATCCTAAAATGTCCCATATTCCAGTCTTCTCCAGTCTAGCGCTCCGGCTAACGGAGTTCAAGCTGCAGTGCGGGGCGTGAAGCCAAGAGGGCGGCACAGCACTGCAGCATTGAAGATCGTTAGACCGACCAAGCAACGGCACGTGGCTCGCGGAAGTCCCAGATGAACGCCGCCCTTTCCGGTGTCGAGCCCAAGGCCGCGGCCCTGCCGAAGCTGCCGGCTGCTTTTCCCGAGAGCCGAAGCCCTGGCACGTCAGCGTCTTTTTACGGTCTCCCGGACAGGGCTCTTCTCAAAAAAATCATCCTGCCAACGACATACAGGCGAGCAGGGTCATCGTGTATTCGTGCGTCGTGCGCCATACCTGCCTGATGGATCTGCGCAGCA containing:
- a CDS encoding aldo/keto reductase; the protein is MKTRTLGRSNLEVSSLGLGCMGMSDFYSGRDEEESIRTIHRSLELGVTFLDTADMYGVGRNEELVGRAVKDRRDAVVLATKFGNVRSEDGQFLGVNGRPEYVRSACEASLRRLGVDHIDLYYQHRVDPNTPIEETVGAMAELVREGKVRYIGLSEAAPATIRRAHAVHPVTALQTEYSLWSRDVEDEILPVCRELGIGFVPYSPLGRGFLTGQIRRFEDLAEDDYRRFSPRFQGENFQKNLDLVERIREIAAARNVQPSQLALAWLLAQGDDIVPIPGTKRTVYLEENVGALDIELTPEELGRIDEAAPKGAAAGSRYPEANMSSLNL